A stretch of the Flavobacterium aquiphilum genome encodes the following:
- the rfbD gene encoding dTDP-4-dehydrorhamnose reductase, with the protein MKKILVTGGNGQLGSELKVLSKVYSQFEWVFTDYQELDLCDLKNLETSIAEINPQIIINCAAHTAVDKAESEFELSDVLNHQSVAVMAKWSKENNCQLIHVSTDYVFDGTASRALTETAEPNPINVYGVTKLAGEKACLRENPDAIIIRTSWVYSSFGNNFVKTMSRLMQERDSLNVVNDQIGSPTYAADLAQAIMTIITHSHWQAGIYNFSNEGEISWFEFALAIQEIGGFECAISGIPSSDYPTPAKRPQYSLLDKTKIKETFGVVVPEYKESLVRCMELLKG; encoded by the coding sequence TATAGCCAATTTGAATGGGTTTTTACGGATTACCAAGAATTGGATTTGTGTGATTTGAAAAATTTAGAAACTTCGATTGCGGAAATTAATCCTCAAATCATTATCAATTGTGCTGCACATACTGCTGTTGATAAGGCCGAATCAGAGTTTGAATTGTCAGATGTATTGAATCATCAATCGGTTGCAGTTATGGCGAAATGGAGTAAAGAAAACAATTGTCAATTGATACATGTATCAACTGATTATGTTTTTGATGGTACTGCATCCAGAGCTTTAACTGAAACGGCTGAACCTAATCCTATCAATGTGTACGGAGTGACCAAATTGGCAGGGGAAAAGGCTTGTTTGCGAGAAAATCCAGATGCGATCATAATTAGGACTTCGTGGGTTTATTCAAGTTTTGGAAATAATTTTGTTAAAACAATGTCCCGTTTGATGCAAGAAAGGGATTCATTGAATGTGGTCAATGATCAAATAGGGAGCCCGACTTATGCAGCCGATTTGGCTCAAGCTATCATGACTATAATTACTCACAGTCATTGGCAAGCCGGAATTTATAATTTTTCAAATGAAGGGGAAATCAGTTGGTTTGAATTTGCTTTGGCGATTCAGGAAATAGGTGGTTTTGAATGTGCCATAAGCGGTATTCCTTCTTCAGACTATCCAACACCAGCTAAACGCCCTCAATATTCTTTGTTGGATAAAACCAAAATTAAGGAAACGTTTGGCGTTGTTGTTCCGGAGTATAAAGAGAGTTTGGTTAGATGCATGGAATTATTGAAAGGGTAG
- the rfbA gene encoding glucose-1-phosphate thymidylyltransferase RfbA: MKGIILAGGSGTRLHPLTLAMSKQMMPVYDKPMIYYPLSTLMMAGISEILIISTPHDLPNFRKLLGDGSAIGCKFSYAEQAIPNGLAQAFVIGEEFIGNDDVALVLGDNIFFGANMHELLQSNTKPDGGVVFAYHVSDPERYGVVEFDKDLKALSIEEKPLEPKSNYAVPGLYFYDNSVVEIAKNIQPSARGEYEITDVNKVYLEKGKLKVGILSRGTAWLDTGTFNSLMQAGQFVQVLEERQGLKVGCIEEIAWRQGFISEQQLRDLAEPLKKSGYGEYLLGLLKHKL; this comes from the coding sequence ATGAAAGGAATTATACTTGCCGGAGGATCCGGAACGCGTTTGCATCCATTAACGCTTGCGATGAGTAAGCAAATGATGCCGGTTTATGATAAACCAATGATTTATTACCCATTATCGACATTGATGATGGCGGGAATCAGTGAGATACTAATTATTTCGACGCCTCATGATTTACCAAATTTCAGAAAGCTTTTGGGAGATGGATCGGCAATAGGATGCAAGTTTAGTTATGCAGAGCAGGCTATTCCAAATGGGTTGGCACAGGCTTTTGTGATTGGAGAAGAATTTATCGGTAATGATGATGTTGCATTGGTCTTGGGTGATAATATTTTCTTTGGTGCCAATATGCATGAACTTTTACAGTCAAATACAAAACCTGATGGGGGAGTTGTTTTTGCTTATCATGTTTCGGATCCGGAGAGATACGGTGTAGTTGAATTTGATAAAGACTTGAAAGCTCTTTCTATCGAGGAAAAGCCATTGGAACCAAAATCCAATTATGCTGTTCCAGGTTTGTATTTTTATGATAATTCGGTTGTGGAAATTGCTAAAAATATCCAACCAAGTGCCAGAGGGGAGTATGAGATTACCGATGTGAATAAAGTATATTTAGAGAAAGGTAAATTGAAAGTCGGTATTTTGAGCCGAGGTACTGCCTGGTTGGATACAGGAACTTTTAATAGTTTGATGCAAGCCGGACAATTTGTTCAGGTTTTGGAAGAACGTCAAGGACTAAAAGTAGGTTGTATTGAAGAGATCGCCTGGAGGCAAGGATTTATATCAGAACAACAATTGAGGGATTTGGCTGAGCCTTTGAAAAAGTCGGGTTATGGTGAGTACCTGCTGGGGCTTTTGAAACATAAATTGTAG